A window of Thalassophryne amazonica chromosome 12, fThaAma1.1, whole genome shotgun sequence genomic DNA:
TCCATCCCCTCTGCCACTCGTGTCCCTCTGCAGACGGAACATTTCCATGATATCAAAGCTCCAGTGGTCGTGACCAAAGAAGGTCATGAGAATTTGTGAGCCGTCTGTGCAGGTTGAATCAGTGTGGGTGTTTCTGACCGCAGACCGAGTTACTGAACCACCTGCAGCTCCCTGCCATCATGAACTCTCACAAGAACAGTGTTTGTTTCGAGTGCAAATTACAACCACTAGAAGAGATTTAAAGTTTATCAGGACATAAAGGATTTTGGGCTCTTGAAAACATTTTAAGAATACCAACAGGTTATTCCTTGTCAAATTAAAATACGGCACAAAGTTGGCAAACAGTTATGACTTTATAATCTGACAAACATTCCCAGAGTTcagacatgtacagtagtgttcagaataatagtagagctatgtgactaaaaagattaatccaggttttgagggaCTTTTGGGGACCCACCAACtcttactgaaaaaaaaagtctggaggacctaaatgacatggtgagacgcTGAAGGGCTTTGCTGGTTCATGTCCGTAACATGTacatattaataatgataataataacaacaacaatgataATTTCTCACAACTGTATGAGGAATATATATGCACATCCACCACTTTCAACCATTGTTTACTAGTTTATTTTTTATGGTAGTTGTCCACACTATGCCATTTAttgatttacagtagtgttcagaataatagtagtgctatgtgactaaaaagattaatccaggttttgagtatatttcttattgttacatgggaaacaaggtaccagtagattcagtagattctcacaaatccaacaagaccaagcattcatgatatacactcttaaggctatgaaattgggctattagtaaaaaaaagtagaaaagggggtgttcacaataatagtagcatctgctgttgacgctacaaactcaaaactattatgttcaaactgcttttttatcaatcctgtgaatcactaaactagtatttagttgtataaccacagtttttcatgatttcttcacatctgcgaggcattaatgttgttggtttggaaccaagattttgctggtttactagtgtgcttggggtcattgtcttgttgaaacacccatttcaagggcatgtcctcttcagcataaggcaacatgacctcttcaagtattttgacatgtccaaactgatccatgatacctggtatgtgatatacaggcccaacaccatagtaggagaaacatgcccatatcatgatactcgcaccaccatgcttcactgtcttcactgtgaactatggcttgaattcagcgtttggggatcgtctcacaaactgtctgcagcccttggacccaaaaagaacaattttactctcatcagtccacaaaatattcctccatttctctttaggccagttgatgtgttctttggcaaattgtaacctcttctgcacatgttttttatttaacagagggactttgcgggggattcttgcaaataaattagcttcacacaggcgtcttctgtcacagcacttacaggtaactccagactgtctttgatcatcctggagctgatcaatgggtgagcctttgccattctggttattcttctatccattttgatggttgttttctattttcttcaacgcgtctattttttttttttttgtccattttaaagcattggagatcattgtagatgaacagcctataatgttttgcacctgtgtataagttttcccctctccaatcaactttttaatcaaactacgctgttcttctgaacaatgtcttgaacgtcccattttcctcaggctttcaaagagaaaagcatgttcaacaggtgctggcttcatccttaaataggggacacctgattcacacctgtttgttccacaaaactgacgaactcactgactgaatgccacactactgttattctgaacactactgtagatgagtgggtgagtgagtgaattcACCCCAGACACAGTAAATACTGTCATCTTTTAACTCACCAGATAAAAAGAACATGTGATCTTCTTAGACTTCGATGTAGTGCATCAACCAAAAAACCTACTTGGTTTCTCATATGTAATATCGCAAAcacgtctgccacctgctggatgcaaCGCCCACCTTCACCTGAGTTTAATTTAACTGctataaataaaaattttaaacaatAATATAGCAACCAACATATTTTCCATGAGAAGGTTTAGAGGAGTAACTGCATCCAATCTGAAATAAATCTATTATTTCATTCAGAAAATGACAACACTCCCCGAGCACATGTTGTAATCAGAGCTTTTCTGTTCCTTTACATAGCTGGACTGGCCATGCGTGCATATCTATAGCGTGCATAACTAGCATGTGAGTCCTGCCCTTTGAAGTTTGTTCCCTTCTCCGTGTCTTCAACACCAAACTGAGCAGGGTGCGAGTGGACctctgcctggtcacttggatctccagctatcTCACTGACAGGCCGCAGTATGTtaggctgagggacaccatgatcagcagcaccggagcaccccagggcaccgTGCcagcccctcttctcttcaccctgtacacctctgacgtctgctacatctctgagctgtgtcacatccagaagttcacagatgacacagccattgttggatgcatcagggatgacagagaggaggagtacaggagcctagtgaaggactttgctgcctggtaccacacaaaccatctacagctcaacacctcaagacaaatgatctggtcattgactttaggaaACCCAAACCAAGTCTGCAACCATTTCTGatccagggagctgaggtggaggctgtggattccttcaAGTActtcaggctgtggctggacagaaaactggactggacaacccacatcaaccacctgtacaggaagggacagagcaggctgggcttcctgaggaggctgcggtcgtgtaacatctgcaggaaactcctgtggatgttctaccagtctgtagtagccagcgtcctcttttacaccgtggtgtgctggggggggcacatccaagaaggacacatctggaaaaactgatcaggcgggctggtctgTGGTTGACATGAAGCTGGACTGGTGACAGTGGCAAagaagaacactggacaaactgctggacattatggacgatgccatcaGCCTCTGCACGCACACGCCTcttcacagactgctccttcccaagtacaggaccaacagactgaaaaactcatttgaccatcagactgtacaactcctcactcagggggaggagtaacaggaagacagaggacgggaaggagaggagcaggaggagccagtaaaccagaagtgatcagtatgtctggtatttatatttgcaaattgttttgtttttgcttttttccccacttttgagactgtgtgcttcttaccctgtgtgctgctatacaatgctattggaatctcaatttccctgagggagtctttccaaacgattaataaagttctgtctaatctaatctaacctcCAACAGAGGTTTTGGGAGGCATGGCCAAAGAGGGATGGAGCCTTTTTATCCTTAGATGCTAAGGGCACAAAATAATTTGTAGCACCTCTTAGCTAGTAATAGTGGGAGGAGCCATGATGCTCACTGCATGGCCAAATATGGGGTAAAACtaaagaatggatagaacgtgtggctggggaGGAAAACTTTGTTGCTACTGCAAATTTTTGAACTCAGACTTTAATCAGCATTTTGCAAAATTTGTAAATCTTTGAAGCAcccacttaaaaaaagaaaaaaaaaactttcatggtATCCAGCTGTTTATCTGAACAGCCAACAGTCGGGCTCATAAACTGGGCTCTAAACCCCACAGAGACCACGGTGCTCTTCTGAACCTTAGTCTCAACGATGCTGCTTCAACTTTTCAAAAAATTACTCCTGTCAGTGAACTTGCAGTCAGCTGGTTCATTTTTCTTCCTGCAGCAAACAGGACCTTCAAAGTCTCAAGATCCTGTTCTTATCTGTGACGTCACGACTGTTTGCTTTGTTGAAGTGATGAGCTACACTGCCCTCTAGTGTCACGTCATCTGTCAGACAAATCACACACGGCTCAGTCACAATTATTTTTTATAAACACAGCAATCAATAAATGTGCAACTGACAGAAAACAGACATTTGTAGGAACAGATATGCTCCTATTTGATTTTGTGCATAAATGTCAAACGCTGAAGTTTGTTTATTTTGGTTCAGTTCTTTCAGCAACACTTTGGTTCATCTCAGTATTTTTCTCATTTGACTCAACTCCATTAAAGGTGATTTTCCAACAAAAGTAACAgtttgttaaatatttttttacagAAATATATACATATTTTGTCTCAAAAAATATCAACGTGAACAACATGAGTACATTTTCTTTTATATCAGTGTAAACTGATGTCAGAGTTCATGTTTAGGATCAGATAAAAGATAATCTGTAAACATATCTGACAATATTGAGACAATTCCCACTGATTAGTCAAAATTATTTGCAGCAAGAAAAGAATATTGTATGTGTGGAGTCATTGATtacactgtaaataataataaaacatgttCTGCTAAATTCTACCTTTTGTGAATTGCAGTCGTTTGTGTAACAACACATCCAGCTTTTGATTTGAATgaacacatattatatatatatatatatttaagtagCAGAGGATTTAAGAATGAATATTTGACTCATCAACCTGAACCATGCTTCAATGAATATGAAACCTGCTTCAGAGCATCACTGGAATCTGTGCTTCTACAATTTCAGTGCTGACATGATGTGaagttaaaaaaataagtaaaataaaataaaaaaaacagtgagtGATGATGACAATGTAGTAAACAGAGGAGCAAAACTGTTAGATTCACATTTTTAGGCTCCTTTTTTGGATTTCTAGCTTTAAAAGTGTTAAGTATTTTCAGAAACAATTTCAGTTTTTTGGGGCTTAATTCATTTTATAACTgcaacacaagaaaaaaaaaaaaaacaaacaaacaagtaccACAGACATCTTAAAATCAACCCAGAATGATTTTTCATAGTGAATATAACATAGAGCATCCAGAAAGTTCTCACACCACCTTCACGTTTTATTTACAGCCTCATTTTttcccctaaaaattctactcacaacaccccataatgacaacatgaaaactttTTTGTAAGTTTttgcaatttattaaaaaaaaaaaaacaaacaaactaagaagccacatgtccataagtattcagagtctttgctcaatattttgttgatgcacctctggCAGCATTTAgcttcaggtcttcttgaatatgatgccacaagcttggcgcacataTCTTTGGGTAAGTTTtaacatttctctttgcagcacctctcaagctccatcaggttggatcgggagcgtcggtgcacagacattttcagatctctccagaaatgttcagtcGGATTTCAGGTCTgttctctggctggaccactcaagaacattcacagagtgtcCTGAagtccactcctttgatatcttggctgtgtgtttagggtcattgtcctgttgaaagatgaaccgtcgccccagtctcaggtccagagcgctctggagcaggtttttcatccaggatgtctctgtactttgctgcattatactttccctcaatcctgactagtctcccagttcctgctgctgaaaaacatccccacagcatgatgctgccaccaccatgcttcactgtagggatggtgcctggtttcctccaaacgtgacgccaaaaagttcaatctttgcctcatctgaccagagaattttgtttctcctggtctgagagtccttcaggtgccttttgtcaaactccaggtggctgccatgtgccttttactaaggagtggcttcttctggacactctaccatacaggcctgattggtggattgctgcagagatggttgtccttctggaaggttctcctctctccacagaggaatgctggaggtctgacagagtgaccatcgggttcttggtacatcctgattaaggcccttctcctatgatagctcagtttagacggcgtccagctcttggaagagtcctggtggatctgaacttcttccatttacagatgatggaggccactgtgctcattgggaccttcaaagcagcagcaatgtttctgtaccctccccagatttgtgtctccagacaatcctgtctctgaggtctgctgacaattcctttgacttcatgcttggtttgcgctctgacatgcactgtcaaatgtccaatcaactgaatttaccccaggtggactccaattaagctgtagaaacatctcaaggatgatcagtgaaaacaggaggcacctgagctcaatttgagcttcatggaaaaaggctgcgaatacttatggacatgtgatttattatattatatatttgcaaaaaaatattaaaaatataacttcttcatgttgtcattagggaatattgtgtgtataattttggaggggaaaaaaaaacggaATTTtaatccactttggaataaggctgtaaggtgTAGGTTTTTGAGGGTTAATTTGCCTTTTGGGAAACAAACATTCAGTTTACCTCAACTTAGTTAACTTCCTTAATTCATGTTTTGGGGATTTCTGAAATTAAGTGATCACACAGAGGGTTAAACATGGCAGCCAACTTATTCATATCAAAGGAAAAATTAACTTTATTTTAGTCAAGTTAAAGGCCTGAAAATATacactgaaaataaaataaaaaaaaattgttggacCAACTTTAAAAGTGCTTAAATTGGTCACACTCACAtgaatttactgtattttctggactacaaGTTGCATCAGTACAagccacatttatttttaaaacgtaTATTTCACACaggttcacaaaaaaaaaaaaaaaaaaggtaatcatTTGGAAAGACTATTTACCGACTAAAAAACAGACTGAAACCTGATTTTCATAGTTAAATCCTATTTTTTTTGGCATACTTATTTAacgaggttagtcccattgagatcgagacctcttttgcaagggagacctcctGCATGTCTAAATGTGGAGGAggaaaaccagagcacccggaggaaacccaagtaaacacggggagaacatgcaaactccacacagaaaggccacaggtggaatagaacccatggccttcttgatgtgaggtaacagtgctaaccactaagccaccgtgctgccaataaGCACATATGATGCTTTGGAATACAAGTCGCTGTAACACCCAAACttgtttaaaaatgaataaataaattctaaAAACATGACTTTGGCCCAAAAAAAAACACGATCGGTGAATCCAAATTGTTGTTTGACCTTCAGCTGCCCCCAAATGTTGAGGGTCACCAACATGGATCCAGAGCAGATCTgctttgggatttggcacaaatctGATGTCCCTTTTGATGCAACTATAGTTctacatggacacacacacacacacacttcccaaGTGGTCTCCCAACCAAGTCCAGGATCTGTTCTGCTCCTCTCTGAGTTCTGACAGGATCCGACGGGCACAGAGCAGAACAGCTGTGATTAGGTTGATTCAATTTAACAAGTAATATTTATACCAACTTATTGATCTGATTCAGACCAGCTTTATTCACTTGAGTGTTACCAAGTGGAACAACGTCTTTagatgttccttttttttttccagtgtactTGTACAATCTCATTCCAACCTGTGTGATCACAAATGTCCTAACATGGATGCATGTTCTGGAAATTATATCGTCAGTGTTTGAAAAACAGctgcctgattttttttattctctTGTTTCAGTACACAGCCCATTTCTGACACGGTGAGTCTCCTTTTAAAATACACAAAGTTCTACAACTGTCAAgagtgaaaacaaaataaaacaaaaaataagctATCACAACTAAACTAACATATTAATAACAGCATTTAAACTTAAAATACTCAGCACTTTATTAAACTTAAAAACaacttaaaaattttaaaatgttccattttTCCAATGCAGTGAGTGACTTAATGAGTCCATCCTCTCCTGTTTgttaacatgataactcaaaaacaataaaggccTTCATCTTGTACATCTGCATATTTAAAGGCCAGATTACAAGGATGAGccttttaaaatgtcttcaattTCACGCACAACATCAATACAAAAAAGCacatttgttttgcttatgttaTGTATGTTACTCAAAATAagttttcatatctgcaaaaataagACTGATACAGATGTTTGTGAAAGGTTTATATTAACCATGATTGAAAAGTAATGCTTGTCTGCTTGACACTGGCGAGTGAACCGTGCTGTCGGACACACACTTCACGCCCCTCTCTTGCCCGTCGTGGCAGGTTCATTTTCAGCTGCATTTACAATGAAACCCACTTAAAAGCAGTGTATTTCAGTGATGTTCATGGGGCGACAGAAGCAGTTTTCTGATTCGTGTTTGCATTTACGCCATCCTGACATGAAATGAACAAGGCTGGTCGCAGTATATTATACGTACCACGAGAGGCACAACTcagtgtgtgggggtgggggggggggggggggggggggggggttaagtgTCATCTCGCCGTGTGTCACAGCGCAGTGGTGGCAccagttttacaaacatatttagggttgtttttcttttaaagtaTCTGCGCCTCCTCTGGCTGAGTAAAAACAGAACCTGTGATGACTTTTATAAAACCAAGTTTTACTTTTTTCCATATCGTCCTAAAGTCTGTTTGAGGATGACATGAGATAAACAGGAGACAAAACCTGTCAATCCATTagcactttccacataaataaaaACGAGTTTATCCGTGTGGGGTTTttcttcctgctcacagactgtgaCCGTCTGTGACACGGGCGTAGGCAGTGGGGTGCCAACCCCCTTAGAGAGTAATATTACTATATTTAACAACTATAAGTCTGTCAGCATTACACTGAGCGTCCAAGTTTTCACTCCAATTCTGTGCTCAGTTAAATTGAGgagctacattaaaaaaaaaaaaaaaacacaacagcaacaacTACCAATCAGTttgttatgctgcatttacacataggcaggatacGTTACAAAGGTCatgtttgcatcattcttggcacattcctgacattcttaacgtgacttaacgtatctgaataggtttcttaatagtgcgtgttggtgcgtgatatttgtgattttcatggagcgtgtttttggctgtcaaaagatcttccacaaatgtcacgcaccaccctcatttcacctcatgtcgtggagatcacaactgagcatgttgatccgtcttcattagtggtgatccttaatagagtgtgacagtgttcttctctgacatgcgcaccacattcagtttcattgctgcagtatgctgcagtctcgttccaatgctcatcagtgtgctcctgcaggtgttccacctgctgctgctgcgcctgacGTTTGGGTAAATGAGCAAGACGAGAAccacgtgaagccacacatctggctctcagtctcctcctcctctctgcaccactccatgacaTAGAgctcaactaagcatgcagtcacaaagttctttgactctggattaatctagattttgaggagcaatctggagcGATCTCAACTGCTCAGAAGCTGATGATAGGAtgaatatgcatgtgtgtgtgtgtgtgtgtggagacaatttgtctCATTCACGTGACAGAACGCATCGATGCGCAACAGTGCTCATTGGAACGAGCGCAACGGCGCAGATCATTATTCtcgaccgtgcgtaatggttcctgataattctccagcaacacgtgccattaatcgtaacgtgtggtaagtTGCAGCAGTTcccgaggacacctgacgcctctgccccgaatcatcacattcgtgatcaacggccaagaatgtgtacttcgtggcattcgtgacttatcATTATGTGTAAAAAATTGAAAGGAGTAGCTTTTATTCGAGGTGACCCCCCCATGTAATGCATGGTGCAATATCTAGGAGGTTCACCAGATACTCAATATGATACACATTTTGATAATTTGGTTAAACTGGTTTACTAACCATGCAGCAAGTAGTTCTGACCTCCACCTTGCCTGGCATGGAAGGTGACCTCTGGAGCCAAGCATGGAGCCTCGCTAACAGCCAACCGATATGTAGACGGGGCTCTAGTTTCTGCATAAATGTGAGAATAAAGTTGATGTCTCACTGTGGACGGACACTAGATGGTGGTCAGCCAACCGATATGTAGACGGGGCTCTAGTTTCTGCATAAATGTGAGAATAAAGTTGATGTGTCACTGTGGACTGACACTAGATGGCGGTCGCATTCTCAGCCAATTACTCAGTCAGTATACAGGGTCACAAATGAACAGTATGACGTACaaaaatgtaaacatttgagGTATGGAGCCCTTTAGCGTGGACGCAAAGACAAACGGGAGAGGACAAACAATGCACTCTGAAGTGTGGTTTTGTCTGGACTCGGTCGGGTGACTCTGTATTTCTTCACCTCAGCTGTACGTGTGAATGATCCTGTGGCGCTTCAAGTGGTGCATCAGGATGAAGGTCTTGCCACACTGGGAGCAGCTGTATGGTCTCTCCCCACTGTGCGTGCGCTGGTGCACCCTCAGGCTGCTCTGCTGCGTGAACCTCTTGCCGCACAGTCCGCAGCCGTACGGCTTCTCACCCGTGTGGGTCCGGTGGTGAATGCTGAGGTGGGACGAACACTGGAAGCTTTTCCCGCACACAGTGCACCAGAACGCCCGCTTCCTCTTGTGGCTCTGCTGGTGCAGTTTGAACTGGTGCAGGCGGCCAAACGTCTTTCCGCACTGCATGCAGCCGTAGCCCCGAACCGCGGCAGAGAGCGGCCTGTGGGCGGAGTGTGGGTGACAGCCGCTTGGCGAGAACGTGTTGTGTGCGTGCGTTAGAGCCGGTCTGTCCGAGGCTGAAGGCTCTCTCTCGGGCCGATCTTCTGCCTGCCTCAAATGCGTCACGTGGGAGGAGTTCCTCTGTGAGTAAACCTGGTCCTTCTGCCGGTCCTCCTGTGACACCACCTGAAGTCTGGGCTGAAAACTGGATGACTGCTGAGCGTCGCTGTTGTATAATCCATTACACGACCTCTGAGAGGACACCTGTTGGACGCCGGCCACCTTGGCTGTGCTCAAAACCACGTGAGCATCCGAGTGGTCTGGGAACGTGTTGGAATATTCCTCCACCACGCTGGAAAACTCAGGAAAACCACCGTCAATGTCGTTTCCCTCAATTATAGACGACCACAGCTGGTTCTCTCGTTCATCGATGGAAAAGTCTGAAGGATGCTGGTTCTGTTTTCCTGTGCTGTGCTGGCATCTGTCCTGACTAAATCCAGACCGGTCCTCATCCTTCTCCATCTTCACGGTGAAATGAAGACCGCTGACCTCTACTGCGTGATGACTCGAGGTGTATGAGTCTCTGAACTCGGTATCCGTCTGCCTGGTGACCTCAGAATGGGTTAACTGATGGTCCTCATCAAACTGTTGACTCTCTGCAGCAGCTGGATTTGAGTACTGGACTGCAGGACCTGCAAGTCAAAAACTCTTTTCAAAAACACAGCAAGAATCATGTTGCTGTTCAACTTGAGGGCATTTTCACAGGAAAGGCCGGAAAATTGTCCTTTCCTGGAAAGTGACCATGGGAGTGGATACATTTttataatccatccattttctacacctgcttatgTTTGATTAAGTGTCGCGGGGACTGGAAcctctcccagcagtcatagggggtgaggtggggtacacccagagaGCCGTATAGGAGACCTAGAGagcgcactcccaatgctgcctaaTTAATGTGAGTACCCCTTCATGGAGAGCGACATGCCActtcctaactgggcaaaatattgacgaggtGCCTGGATGTGA
This region includes:
- the LOC117522356 gene encoding zinc finger protein 2 homolog; the encoded protein is MATCIPFQSQLSSIMEVLVKTAVAEISKLVDDKCAFLHLEISRKQTENELLKRKLLMMENKRSQLKRGFENYSGTDVSSNCPRPASGMKFPEIEEAGFSFTIKEESPDETLWISDATEPTGPAVQYSNPAAAESQQFDEDHQLTHSEVTRQTDTEFRDSYTSSHHAVEVSGLHFTVKMEKDEDRSGFSQDRCQHSTGKQNQHPSDFSIDERENQLWSSIIEGNDIDGGFPEFSSVVEEYSNTFPDHSDAHVVLSTAKVAGVQQVSSQRSCNGLYNSDAQQSSSFQPRLQVVSQEDRQKDQVYSQRNSSHVTHLRQAEDRPEREPSASDRPALTHAHNTFSPSGCHPHSAHRPLSAAVRGYGCMQCGKTFGRLHQFKLHQQSHKRKRAFWCTVCGKSFQCSSHLSIHHRTHTGEKPYGCGLCGKRFTQQSSLRVHQRTHSGERPYSCSQCGKTFILMHHLKRHRIIHTYS